From the genome of Neochlamydia sp. AcF84:
CTAATAGTCATAAAAATGGGATAACTATTTCCCCCAATGATTCTACCGTTACATCTATAAAACAGCTGCCCGATGAGCTGCTATTGCATATTTTTTCTTTTTTAAAAGCTTTCGACCTCTTAGAAGTTGAACTAACATGCCATCGATGGAAAAATTTGGCCGAGGACAAAACCTTATGGAAAAACCTATATCAAAAGCATCTTAAAATATATTGGCGTGAGGGGAAATCTAACAAAAAAAGTTATTTTATCACTCTTCACGGAAAGCGTGAATATGAAAAAACCATGGCATTCTTAGGGTCCTTAAAACACGTGGAGAGAAACTTTGAGCTAGGAAGATATATGGGTATAGGTCTGCCATGAAACCTATAAAATACATAATGGAAATAATAAATTCTTAATCTTATTTTTGAAAGCAAGCCAACCTACAAACAAGAGTAAAGTGGAGTTTGCAACCGCTAATAGTTTATACAAAACGTTCTTTAAACATGATAATCAAGGAGAAAAGATGGTAAATACATTGACAAATGCTGATAGCCATAAAAATGGGATAACTATTTCCCCCAATGATTCTACTATTACATC
Proteins encoded in this window:
- a CDS encoding F-box protein → MVNTLTNANSHKNGITISPNDSTVTSIKQLPDELLLHIFSFLKAFDLLEVELTCHRWKNLAEDKTLWKNLYQKHLKIYWREGKSNKKSYFITLHGKREYEKTMAFLGSLKHVERNFELGRYMGIGLP